In one Helicoverpa zea isolate HzStark_Cry1AcR chromosome 5, ilHelZeax1.1, whole genome shotgun sequence genomic region, the following are encoded:
- the LOC124630426 gene encoding uncharacterized protein LOC124630426: MGAAQSVRATAFQRPKSTSTESFIDDEPDDHHISISNKMVERLVEDATLSGSTTVTSQPTPRGDFRDKIYIEKLKCMDESHSEITGITLEDLNAIANRIDMRTANMVSVEPVCAECKQRVIDCYNENKNGADVFKCWETVGAFTKCVQEAASSRLRARTVRDARERARRHRHIAHAREHALRDLASN, translated from the exons ATGGGCGCTGCTCAATCAGTTCGTGCGACGGCCTTCCAGCGACCGAAATCTACCTCCACAGAGTCGTTCATTGATGATGAGCCTGACGATCACCACATCAGCATTTCGAACAAAATG GTGGAGAGATTAGTGGAAGATGCAACGCTGTCGGGCAGCACgacggtgacgtcacagccCACACCGCGCGGCGACTTCAGAgacaaaatatacatagagaAACTCAAGTGCATGGATGAGAGCCATTCGGAGATTACAGG aATAACACTAGAAGATTTAAACGCAATAGCGAATCGTATAGACATGCGCACTGCGAACATGGTGAGCGTGGAGCCAGTGTGTGCGGAATGTAAGCAGCGGGTTATCGACTGTTATAATGAAAACAAGAACGGTGCCGATGTGTTTAAGTGCTGGGAGACTGTGG GTGCATTCACGAAATGCGTGCAAGAAGCGGCGTCGTCGCGCCTCCGCGCGCGCACGGTGCGCGACGCCCGCGAGCGCGCGCGCCGGCACCGCCACATCGCGCACGCTCGGGAACATGCGCTTAGGGACCTCGCTTCTAACTGA
- the LOC124630424 gene encoding protein Spindly has product MDYSTISNKTNYTEAEELTNGELSERYYLLKKQYDNLSSSYEATKQELHDARRSYQTALDVQRHLTAELESYQADDARRKNDLTSRITSLQEEISELREERTEITERHAVEIKKFETQIRNLKEEQSLKVRESPERDNSELEEARRTVNSALSDAASAKEALEEAKMEIASWRMKAEEMISEMAEMRVAADLRREELRAANEREATALAELAEAKAMLHQCTDTQQDLQPHAAKGNSIFAEVEDKRQEMVKSLTQMKQTNSRLRRELANKQAEVDALLHEKQTVWEQQAGAAAHYDRELIESYEERITQLEGACEKQRRELARWFSKPCDHNVNDWLPAVLEHLKSECEQLRADVLSRGAAQLASAAQVRELRRKLALLTANTTKLSPASKLDTNGEDNKVDIVMQRVPVQVRSKANVDDVKKKVSFN; this is encoded by the exons ATGGATTACTCCACTATCAGTAACAAGACTAACTATACAGAAGCAGAAGAATTAACAAATGGTGAGCTAAGTGAGCGTTATTATTTACTCAAGAAACAATACGATAACTTATCGAGCAGTTATGAAGCAACAAAACAAGAACTACACGATGCTAGAAGAAGTTACCAAACTGCCTTGGACGTTCAGAGACATTTGACCGCAGAGTTAGAAAGTTATCAGGCTGACGATGCTCGTCGAAAGAATGATCTGACTTCACGTATAACTTCGTTGCAAGAAGAGATTTCCGAGCTGAGGGAAGAGCGGACAGAAATTACTGAACGACATGCGGTAGAAATTAAAAAGTTCGAAACACAAATTCGGAATTTGAAAGAGGAGCAATCGCTTAAAGTGAGGGAAAGTCCTGAGCGGGATAATTCGGAGTTGGAAGAGGCTCGAAGGACTGTTAACAGCGCTTTATCTGATGCTGCTTCAGCGAAAGAGGCGCTTGAGGAAGCGAAGATGGAGATTGCGTCATGGCGGATGAAAGCTGAAGAGATGATATCGGAAATGGCAGAGATGCGTGTGGCAGCGGATTTGCGTAGGGAGGAACTGAGAGCAGCTAATGAGCGGGAAGCTACTGCGCTTGCTGAGTTAGCTGAAGCTAAAGCCATGCTGCATCAGTGCACAGACACCCAGCAGGACCTGCAACCACATG ctGCAAAAGGCAATTCCATATTTGCTGAAGTTGAGGACAAGAGGCAGGAAATGGTCAAGAGTCTCACACAAATGAAACAAACTAATTCTAGG TTGAGACGAGAGCTAGCCAACAAGCAAGCTGAGGTAGATGCCTTACTACATGAGAAGCAGACGGTCTGGGAGCAACAAGCCGGAGCTGCAGCCCACTACGACAGAGAACTTATAG AAAGCTACGAGGAGCGCATCACGCAGCTGGAGGGCGCGTGTGAGAAGCAGCGGCGGGAGCTGGCGCGGTGGTTCAGCAAGCCCTGCGACCACAACGTCAACGACTGGCTGCCGGCTGTGCTAGAGCATTTGAA GTCAGAATGCGAGCAACTAAGAGCCGACGTACTATCGAGAGGCGCCGCTCAGCTCGCCAGCGCCGCCCAAGTGAGGGAACTAAGAAGAAAACTAGCTCTTCTCACTGCAAACACCACAAAACTGTCCCCTGCAAGCAAACTTGATACTAATGGTGAAGATAATAAGGTCGATATTGTCATGCAAAGAGTGCCAGTGCAAGTTAGAAGTAAAGCTAATGTTGATGATGTTAAGAAGAAAGTGTCTTTTAATTAG
- the LOC124630194 gene encoding exocyst complex component 4, with product MSSPPPTKPPRGVKQGKETSGLLMSVIRTLSASETNEQREKERAKLEKEYKKSDARLDELVEQHAQEIMDVMQKFGAVTTALSVWGQHCDAVVARLGACRGLLRLRRDDLRRLWADARTHHYALQMLTDIERVVVSERETRESLSAGRVLAAAHTLKAALDTADTTLSHVDALNTTRQHLQQKKRELVEVIVRRVSEAVYRDERAPLTRRVSARRRTALLLAELTKSEEVTDAYLQEVTPEFEASLSEEDKTFETTVMISLEALGVLEQLKEATEKFKVQIQNELLEVIDSVSRRIIEEGEVEADAELDEDGEMPDSEGVTETGRPLARLVTSLGEEFRACATRNKRLLQLWRASLQKYRLPDTCLHTEQHYWSAVQQVLQLLLTEYLEIESVNLAAQRSVAAVTDTTELRLADYFAKKRPQRRRPKLFKLSGPPAVSPSLSARRHNYPLVCRPDPAHLHAVLPALHPLCAHIEPVTGGGECSLRAFITDYVRCGESERLASAARQQIDDAMRAPSAWRERAPHQGPGSRQRTIFTCCGIGWRALADTALAARRCGTCGGLEALRATGAALAALATHCRAAHARLCPTTAQGPPRAQKWLADDDIVRFLQSLPNWTAAIQQDAKLNADDLKQAYEREAEILGSSLGDGAVTRKEIISDINALADLAVLCETMDWLSTNIRGLPSVLGGPGGLTKLSDKFLNDLSSAAMIFDEIAHKCLLFLHLELRIECFHYLGQEDRVDGADDTQSDGSPAGGAALLAHALLTFHEHAAPVLAPHRLTYVLAGLGEMMSAGVVWRWQGEAGARGDSARLASLRHCLAALALPHRGLHRAHAYLHLLTCTPQEIITSVREKGAQFTELEYLNAFKVIETRRGISPTDMKMHLKQLSAALGHVGVTV from the exons ATGTCCTCTCCTCCTCCTACTAAACCCCCTCGGGGGGTCAAACAAGGAAAAGAAACA AGTGGTTTGCTGATGTCAGTAATCCGCACTCTCTCAGCGAGTGAAACAAATGAACAGCGGGAGAAAGAGCGAGCCAAACTCGAGAAGGAGTACAAGAAGAGTGATGCAAGACTCGATGAGCTTGTGGAACAACATGCTCAGGAGATTATGGATGTTATGCAG AAATTCGGTGCGGTTACCACAGCACTGTCAGTGTGGGGCCAGCACTGTGACGCGGTGGTCGCGCGACTCGGCGCGTGTCGCGGCttgctgcggctgcggagagaTGATCTGAGGAGACTGTGGGCGGACGCTCGTACCCATCATTATGCACTACAGATGTTGACTGACAT TGAACGCGTAGTAGTATCAGAGCGAGAAACCCGCGAGTCGCTGTCCGCgggccgcgtgctcgccgccgCGCACACGCTGAAGGCAGCCCTCGACACCGCCGACACCACGCTGTCGCATGTCGACGCTCTCAACACTACGAGGCAGCATTTACAG CAAAAGAAACGTGAGCTAGTGGAAGTGATAGTCCGTCGCGTGAGTGAGGCGGTGTACCGCGACGAGCGGGCGCCGCTCACGAGACGCGTGTCCGCCAGGAGACGCACTGCGCTACTGCTGGCCG AATTAACAAAAAGCGAAGAGGTGACAGACGCATACTTACAAGAAGTGACACCGGAGTTCGAAGCATCGTTATCGGAGGAAGATAAAACCTTTGAGACTACGGTCATGATATCGCTTGAGGCTTTGGGCGTTTTGGAACAACTGAAAGAGGCTACTGAG AAATTCAAAGTCCAAATACAGAACGAACTTCTAGAAGTAATAGACTCAGTCTCTCGCCGTATAATAGAGGAAGGCGAGGTTGAAGCGGATGCTGAGTTAGACGAGGATGGAGAGATGCCCGACAGCGAGGGTGTGACAGAGACGGGCAGACCACTTGCGAGATTGGTTACGAGTTTAGGGGAGGAGTTTAGAGCTTGCGCTACTAGGAATAAGAG attgttACAATTATGGAGAGCTTCGCTACAGAAGTATCGGCTGCCCGACACCTGTCTACATACTGAGCAGCATTACTGGAGTGCCGTACAACAAGTG CTACAACTGCTGCTAACAGAATACCTAGAGATAGAGAGTGTGAACTTAGCGGCACAACGTTCCGTCGCCGCAGTGACCGACACTACGGAGCTGCGGCTCGCCGACTATTTCGCTAAGAAACGCCCGCAGAGACGACGACCTAAACTGTTCAAGCTTTCAG GTCCCCCGGCGGTATCGCCTAGCTTGTCAGCAAGACGTCACAACTACCCGCTAGTGTGTCGGCCGGATCCCGCACATTTGCATGCAGTGTTGCCAGCCTTGCATCCTCTGTGTGCTCACATTGAACCTGTTACTGG GGGTGGCGAGTGTTCTCTCCGCGCGTTCATCACGGACTACGTGCGCTGCGGCGAGTCCGAGCGCCTCGCGTCCGCCGCCAGGCAGCAGATAGACGACGCCATGCGGGCACCCAGCGCCTGGCGGGAGCGGGCCCCGCATCAGGGACCTGG GTCTCGTCAGCGCACGATCTTCACATGTTGCGGCATTGGGTGGCGGGCCCTCGCCGACACAGCGCTAGCCGCGCGTCGCTGCGGCACGTGCGGCGGCTTGGAGGCTCTGCGCGCGACTGGCGCCGCCCTCGCCGCGCTCGCCACGCACTGCCGGGCGGCGCATGCGCGGCTCTGTCCTACTACTGCACAAG GACCACCAAGAGCTCAAAAGTGGTTGGCTGATGACGACATCGTAAGATTCCTACAATCACTACCCAACTGGACTGCTGCTATTCAACAAGATGCGAAGCTTAACGCTGAC GATTTAAAGCAAGCATATGAACGTGAGGCAGAGATCCTAGGTTCGAGTCTCGGTGATGGTGCGGTCACTCGCAAAGAAATCATATCGGATATCAACGCGCTTGCTGATCTAGCTGTGTTGTGTGAGACTATG gacTGGTTAAGCACCAACATCAGAGGTCTGCCATCAGTGCTGGGAGGTCCGGGAGGCCTCACGAAGCTTTCCGACAAGTTCCTCAACGACTTGTCATCTGCCGCCATGATATTCGACGAGATCGCACATAAGTGTTTACTGTTTCTGCATTTGGAG TTACGCATCGAATGCTTCCACTACCTGGGACAAGAGGACCGCGTGGATGGCGCGGATGACACGCAGAGCGATGGGTCGCCGGCGGGCGGGGCGGCGTTGTTAGCTCATGCGTTACTGACCTTCCATGAACATGCTGCACCCGTGTTGGCGCCGCATCGACTTACC TACGTGCTAGCGGGCCTGGGCGAGATGATGTCGGCCGGCGTGGTGTGGCGCTGGCAGGGCGAGGCGGGCGCGCGCGGCGACTCGGCTCGCCTGGCGTCGCTGCGGCACTGCCTCGCCGCGCTGGCGCTGCCGCACCGCGGCCTGCACCGCGCGCACGCCTACCTGCACCTACTCACTTGTACGCCACAG GAGATCATAACATCAGTTCGCGAGAAAGGCGCTCAATTCACGGAGCTAGAATACTTAAACGCTTTCAAAGTGATCGAAACCCGTCGCGGCATATCGCCCACAGATATGAAAATGCATTTGAAGCAACTTTCTGCCGCTTTGGGCCATGTGGGCGTCACTGTGTAG